The proteins below are encoded in one region of Aquisphaera giovannonii:
- a CDS encoding EthD domain-containing protein: MEPGSKPAYVAMCHFLSGSLEDFPAAFEPDAPALRGDMPNDTDIEPVIFRAEVVERCGGEREEEKEHRTFRVPGSGWMLMRCFDPRGISLDGKRPEDLPAFEAMAEAVGAWPVGRRYRRVRPRRRLRRGRAGTGVAAGAARAAAGRRAVAAVRTPRGVSCYPGGCEPHASRREARGRRRHAIRRGRDRGAPGTGTARSARRAPRAGGRWDVRLLQEGAGWLDRRPA, translated from the coding sequence TTGGAGCCGGGATCGAAGCCCGCCTACGTCGCGATGTGCCACTTCCTCTCCGGCTCCCTCGAAGATTTCCCGGCCGCCTTCGAGCCCGACGCCCCCGCGCTCCGCGGCGACATGCCCAATGACACGGACATCGAGCCCGTCATCTTCCGGGCCGAGGTCGTCGAGCGATGCGGGGGCGAGCGGGAGGAGGAGAAGGAGCACCGGACCTTCCGGGTGCCCGGGTCGGGATGGATGCTGATGCGTTGCTTCGACCCGCGCGGCATCTCCCTCGACGGCAAGCGGCCGGAGGACCTCCCGGCCTTCGAGGCGATGGCCGAGGCGGTCGGCGCATGGCCGGTCGGCCGGAGATACCGCCGGGTCCGCCCGCGTCGCCGGCTCCGTCGGGGGCGTGCCGGAACCGGCGTCGCGGCGGGGGCGGCCCGCGCGGCCGCGGGACGGCGGGCGGTCGCAGCCGTCCGGACGCCGCGAGGCGTCTCGTGCTATCCTGGAGGCTGCGAGCCTCACGCGTCTCGTCGCGAGGCACGCGGCCGGCGCCGGCATGCGATCCGCCGGGGGAGGGACCGAGGGGCCCCGGGGACCGGGACGGCCCGATCCGCACGCCGAGCCCCTCGGGCCGGAGGGAGATGGGATGTTCGATTACTTCAAGAAGGCGCGGGCTGGCTCGACCGGCGGCCGGCCTGA
- a CDS encoding DUF4261 domain-containing protein, with the protein MFDYFKKARAGSTGGRPDPGGPITGALLLEGDSFPFDGFLEQLAGARVAGRPASDVGREGGALASFRVGDESFALSLMPVPHPPGDLEGPLATSWMWPEDVSREDVRRHRSQLLVAMTGGAGDPVRRRLALTAVTALAAGQPGVMAVYWPEAALIHHPSVFVEMAGAMASPDAPPLPLWVDLRTFPNRDESIGLFTTGLPALGHKEIEIPGIDMEPGELREWLLNILHDLLERSLVLEHGQILGLPTGRKARIVHGPSMFDPSEGVIRLEP; encoded by the coding sequence ATGTTCGATTACTTCAAGAAGGCGCGGGCTGGCTCGACCGGCGGCCGGCCTGATCCGGGCGGGCCGATCACCGGCGCCCTGCTGCTGGAGGGGGACTCGTTCCCGTTCGATGGTTTCCTGGAGCAGCTCGCCGGGGCGCGGGTCGCGGGCCGGCCCGCCTCGGATGTCGGGCGCGAGGGCGGGGCACTGGCCAGCTTTCGCGTGGGCGACGAGTCCTTCGCCCTGTCCCTGATGCCGGTGCCCCATCCGCCCGGGGACCTGGAAGGCCCGCTCGCCACGTCCTGGATGTGGCCGGAGGATGTCTCCAGGGAGGACGTCAGGCGGCATCGCTCCCAGCTCCTCGTCGCGATGACGGGCGGCGCCGGAGATCCGGTGCGGCGGCGGCTCGCCCTGACCGCCGTCACGGCCCTCGCCGCCGGGCAGCCCGGCGTGATGGCGGTCTACTGGCCGGAGGCCGCGCTGATCCACCACCCTTCCGTGTTCGTCGAGATGGCCGGGGCGATGGCCTCTCCCGACGCGCCCCCGCTGCCGCTGTGGGTCGACCTGCGGACCTTCCCCAATCGGGACGAATCCATCGGCCTGTTCACGACCGGCCTGCCGGCGCTCGGGCACAAGGAGATCGAGATCCCGGGCATCGACATGGAGCCCGGCGAGCTGCGCGAATGGCTCCTGAACATCCTGCACGACCTGCTGGAGAGGAGCCTCGTCCTCGAGCACGGGCAGATCCTCGGCCTGCCCACGGGGCGGAAGGCCCGCATCGTCCACGGCCCGTCGATGTTCGACCCCTCCGAGGGCGTCATCCGCCTCGAGCCATGA
- a CDS encoding YciI family protein, with protein MTPGELAEPSAHGMERFYHDFVSIPKGMADRARRFPSREPTVGACIAAIEDRTPLRHRSRHCGNGDTILRGATAPSGSSSARRRTRRARHPAGAPHPGVAASPLLSWCCPGGTARRARSPGDAISHQLWGKAMRITFVVGLLCLLAPHCRALAQESKPASVADPALAKKLGADERGMRNYVLVILKTGPKRVPAGAARDEMFRVHFANMKRLADQGKLVVAGPFADENDWRGMFLFAVETTEEAGTLVATDPVIKSGEMVAEYHRLYCSAALMAVKEVHEKIAPK; from the coding sequence ATGACGCCGGGCGAGCTGGCCGAGCCGTCCGCGCACGGCATGGAGAGATTCTATCATGACTTTGTGAGCATTCCCAAGGGGATGGCCGATCGCGCCAGGCGGTTCCCGTCCCGCGAGCCGACGGTCGGCGCGTGCATCGCCGCGATCGAGGACCGGACGCCCCTGCGGCACCGGTCCCGGCATTGCGGCAACGGCGACACGATCCTCCGGGGGGCGACCGCTCCTTCGGGCTCCTCTTCCGCTCGCCGCAGGACCCGGAGGGCCCGACATCCGGCTGGTGCCCCGCACCCGGGCGTGGCGGCTTCTCCCTTGCTATCATGGTGCTGCCCGGGCGGGACGGCCCGCCGGGCCCGGTCGCCGGGCGACGCCATCTCACATCAGCTCTGGGGGAAAGCCATGCGGATCACCTTCGTCGTGGGCCTGCTCTGCCTCCTGGCCCCGCACTGCAGGGCCCTGGCGCAGGAAAGCAAGCCGGCGTCGGTCGCCGACCCCGCCCTGGCGAAGAAGCTCGGGGCCGACGAGCGGGGGATGCGGAATTACGTCCTCGTCATCCTCAAGACGGGCCCGAAGCGCGTGCCGGCCGGGGCGGCTCGCGACGAGATGTTCCGGGTGCACTTCGCGAACATGAAGCGGCTCGCCGACCAGGGGAAGCTCGTCGTGGCCGGGCCGTTCGCCGATGAGAACGACTGGCGCGGGATGTTCCTGTTCGCCGTCGAGACGACGGAGGAGGCGGGGACGCTCGTGGCGACCGACCCGGTCATCAAGTCCGGCGAGATGGTCGCGGAGTATCACCGGCTCTATTGCTCCGCCGCCCTCATGGCGGTGAAGGAAGTCCACGAGAAGATCGCCCCGAAGTAG
- a CDS encoding VOC family protein translates to MIQGLRTAIYPVGDIAEGKAWYRRALGAEPYFDEPFYVGFSVGGFELGLIPDGTPGADGVQVYWGVPDAEAELARLAGLGAAVHEPVKDVGGGIKVASVRDPFGNVLGIIENPHFDPVAVR, encoded by the coding sequence ATGATCCAGGGCTTGCGGACGGCCATCTATCCCGTGGGCGACATCGCCGAGGGCAAGGCGTGGTATCGCCGGGCCCTGGGCGCCGAGCCGTATTTCGACGAGCCGTTCTACGTCGGCTTCTCCGTCGGCGGGTTCGAGCTCGGCCTGATCCCCGACGGCACGCCGGGCGCCGACGGCGTCCAGGTCTACTGGGGCGTCCCGGACGCGGAGGCGGAGCTGGCCCGCCTCGCGGGCCTGGGCGCGGCCGTCCACGAGCCGGTCAAGGACGTCGGCGGCGGCATCAAGGTCGCGTCCGTGAGGGACCCATTCGGCAACGTCCTCGGGATCATCGAGAACCCCCACTTCGACCCCGTCGCCGTGCGGTGA
- a CDS encoding DUF3500 domain-containing protein, translated as MIRVACTLLALAAIVPTCRASDPSADELGQLMATAARRFVEGLDESKRSQAVFAFDSPERVNWHWIPRPRKGVPIKELSPDQRALAFGLLSTGLSTKGNVKATTIMSLEEILRVDEHGTGPVRDPELYYVSVFGTPGDDAGWGWRVEGHHLALNYTLKGNRVVSATPFMFGSNPAVVRKGPHKGLRNLADIEAPVDALLASMSGDQKKAATVNPVAPDVTTTPNSAKLGRVEPEGIACDQLTPAQRETLAQVVRAYAANFPPPIEALLLRELEESEKSLHFAWYGPADRTKNHAFRIQGPALFIDFNDTQNDVNHIHTFYRGVADDFGPAAGK; from the coding sequence ATGATCCGCGTCGCCTGCACGCTGCTCGCCCTCGCGGCGATCGTCCCCACCTGCCGTGCGTCGGACCCCTCCGCCGACGAGCTCGGCCAGCTCATGGCCACCGCCGCCCGTCGGTTCGTCGAGGGCCTCGACGAGTCCAAGCGGTCGCAGGCCGTCTTCGCGTTCGACAGCCCCGAGCGGGTCAACTGGCACTGGATCCCCCGCCCCCGCAAGGGCGTCCCCATCAAGGAGCTCAGCCCCGACCAGCGGGCCCTGGCCTTCGGCCTGCTCTCCACGGGCCTCTCCACGAAGGGGAACGTCAAGGCCACCACGATCATGAGCCTGGAGGAGATCCTCCGCGTGGACGAGCACGGCACCGGGCCGGTCCGCGACCCGGAGCTCTACTACGTGAGCGTCTTCGGCACGCCCGGCGATGACGCCGGCTGGGGCTGGCGGGTCGAGGGCCATCACCTCGCCCTGAACTACACGCTCAAGGGGAACCGCGTCGTCTCGGCCACCCCGTTCATGTTCGGGTCCAACCCGGCGGTCGTCCGCAAGGGCCCGCACAAGGGGCTGCGGAACCTCGCCGACATCGAGGCCCCGGTGGACGCCCTGCTCGCCTCGATGTCCGGCGACCAGAAGAAGGCCGCGACCGTCAACCCCGTGGCCCCCGACGTGACCACCACGCCGAATTCCGCGAAGCTCGGCCGCGTGGAGCCCGAGGGCATCGCCTGCGACCAGCTCACGCCGGCCCAGCGCGAGACCCTCGCCCAGGTCGTCCGCGCCTACGCCGCCAACTTCCCGCCCCCGATCGAGGCCCTCCTCCTCCGCGAGCTCGAGGAGAGCGAGAAGTCGCTCCACTTCGCCTGGTACGGCCCGGCCGACCGGACGAAGAACCACGCCTTCCGCATCCAGGGCCCGGCGCTCTTCATCGACTTCAACGACACCCAGAACGACGTGAATCACATCCACACGTTCTACCGCGGCGTCGCCGACGACTTCGGCCCGGCCGCCGGCAAGTGA
- a CDS encoding aldose 1-epimerase family protein: MRRSRPAFATATPVLALAAFLAASASASAQGPPPATTRARSASPGPITALEAGHNKAPLRQVIISADRVMNADPWVMAKYVFLSRHEVPECPTPYSVRKFRYFGGKQEMVEVIWIESGKLQIGVLATRGMGIWKVLLDGVTVLGWDSPVKDLVHPSLVNLQARGGTGWQEGFNEWLCRGGLEWNGAPGTDRVQDAAGRERTMDLTLHGRIANLPAQEVVLIAEREPPYRVTIRGEVHERSFDGPNLELASEVSIIPGGRSFRVSDTVTNRGGLRQEFQMLYRTSFGPPMLDEGARVLAPVELVSPIDEHSAKDVARYDRVDGPRLGSAEQTYCMKPLADHSNRTLVMLQNSRSDLGAVLSYDARQLPYLSLWKHTAAPEDGYVVSIQPGTNYPNTRRVEREHNRVPSLSPGASHTMALDFSLLLGTTEVKQAASEVARIQGDRRPLIRDKPEP, from the coding sequence ATGCGTCGATCCCGGCCCGCATTCGCCACGGCAACGCCCGTGCTCGCCCTCGCGGCCTTCCTCGCCGCGTCCGCGTCCGCCTCCGCGCAGGGCCCGCCCCCGGCAACGACGAGGGCCCGGTCCGCGTCCCCTGGCCCGATCACTGCCCTGGAGGCGGGGCACAACAAGGCGCCGCTCCGCCAGGTCATCATCTCGGCCGATCGGGTCATGAATGCGGACCCGTGGGTGATGGCCAAGTATGTGTTCCTCTCGCGGCACGAGGTCCCCGAGTGCCCGACCCCATACTCGGTGCGGAAGTTCCGCTACTTCGGCGGCAAGCAGGAGATGGTGGAGGTGATCTGGATCGAGAGCGGCAAGCTCCAGATCGGCGTCCTCGCGACGCGGGGCATGGGCATCTGGAAGGTGCTCCTGGACGGCGTGACGGTCCTCGGCTGGGACTCGCCCGTGAAGGACCTCGTGCATCCGAGCCTGGTCAACCTGCAGGCCCGCGGCGGCACCGGCTGGCAGGAGGGCTTCAACGAGTGGCTCTGCCGCGGCGGCCTGGAGTGGAACGGCGCCCCCGGCACCGACCGCGTCCAGGACGCGGCCGGCCGCGAGCGGACGATGGACCTGACCCTCCACGGCCGGATCGCCAACCTGCCCGCCCAGGAGGTCGTCCTGATCGCCGAGCGCGAGCCCCCCTATCGCGTCACGATCCGCGGCGAGGTCCACGAGCGCTCCTTCGACGGCCCGAACCTGGAGCTGGCCTCGGAGGTCTCCATCATCCCGGGCGGGCGCTCGTTCCGGGTCAGCGACACGGTGACCAACCGCGGCGGCCTGCGGCAGGAGTTCCAGATGCTCTACCGCACCAGCTTCGGCCCGCCGATGCTCGACGAGGGGGCCAGGGTCCTCGCCCCGGTGGAGCTCGTCTCGCCGATCGACGAGCACTCCGCGAAGGACGTCGCGCGGTACGACCGGGTGGACGGCCCCCGCCTCGGCTCCGCCGAGCAGACGTACTGCATGAAGCCCCTGGCCGACCACTCGAACCGGACGCTCGTGATGCTCCAGAACTCGCGGTCGGACCTCGGCGCGGTCCTGAGCTATGACGCCCGCCAGCTCCCGTACCTGTCCCTCTGGAAGCACACCGCCGCGCCGGAGGACGGCTACGTCGTGAGCATCCAGCCGGGCACGAACTACCCCAACACCCGCCGGGTCGAGCGCGAGCACAACCGCGTCCCCAGCCTCTCCCCGGGCGCCAGCCACACCATGGCCCTGGACTTCTCCCTCCTCCTGGGCACCACCGAGGTCAAGCAGGCCGCCTCCGAGGTCGCCCGCATCCAGGGCGACCGCCGGCCCCTGATCCGCGACAAGCCCGAGCCGTGA
- a CDS encoding sialidase family protein, with product MRKQGDGNLGRFRGGCLAIGLLAVASMSAIAPTWAGDGPPAPPSALPTIRWEPATLRLVERGGDYARMARLGDGRVGCAYDRGGRMLFRRSEDGGMTWGPAALVDEDRDCWLTNAELLATRGGALLYFWDERPRKAVRMQGKKAAPGELTRPFLIRMARSADHGRTWSRPRTLYTAGCSYEDGCWEPSPVELPSGEVLLFFANERPYATTDEQEISVLRSPDGGESWGEARAFAMRPGHRDGMPVPAVLADGSVAVAIEDDGLPGGGGRFKPAILHRRRGPGGAGGPAEVIGGESPDRWGALAQPLDPSWYAGAPYLRRLMRPGGFTVLSFQEGKSGDMRGCRLAVCVGDPSARGFVHKGYPIDGDPGTSQLWGSLFVKDEHTITAMAAATVRGVRGVWAVDGRVD from the coding sequence ATGAGGAAGCAGGGGGACGGGAACCTCGGGCGATTCCGCGGAGGCTGCCTCGCGATCGGGCTGCTCGCGGTGGCCTCGATGTCGGCGATCGCGCCGACCTGGGCCGGCGATGGCCCCCCTGCTCCGCCGTCGGCCTTGCCGACGATCCGATGGGAGCCGGCGACGCTCCGGCTGGTGGAGCGCGGGGGGGACTACGCCCGAATGGCCCGGCTGGGCGACGGCCGGGTCGGCTGCGCCTACGACCGCGGCGGGAGGATGCTCTTCCGCCGGAGCGAGGACGGGGGGATGACCTGGGGGCCCGCGGCGCTCGTCGACGAGGACCGGGACTGCTGGCTCACGAATGCCGAGCTGCTGGCCACGCGCGGGGGTGCCCTGCTCTATTTCTGGGACGAGCGGCCGCGGAAGGCCGTGCGGATGCAGGGGAAGAAGGCGGCTCCCGGCGAGCTCACGCGGCCGTTCCTGATCCGGATGGCGCGGAGCGCGGACCACGGCCGGACGTGGTCCAGGCCGCGGACGCTCTACACGGCCGGGTGTTCCTACGAGGACGGCTGCTGGGAGCCCTCGCCGGTGGAGCTGCCCTCCGGGGAGGTCCTCCTCTTCTTCGCCAACGAGCGGCCGTACGCGACGACCGACGAGCAGGAGATCTCCGTCCTCCGCTCGCCCGACGGCGGCGAGTCGTGGGGCGAGGCGCGGGCCTTCGCGATGCGCCCGGGGCACCGCGACGGCATGCCGGTGCCCGCGGTCCTGGCGGACGGCAGCGTGGCGGTGGCCATCGAGGACGACGGCCTGCCCGGGGGCGGCGGTCGGTTCAAGCCGGCGATCCTGCATCGCCGTCGCGGGCCCGGCGGCGCGGGCGGGCCCGCGGAGGTCATCGGCGGCGAGAGCCCGGATCGCTGGGGGGCGCTGGCGCAGCCGCTCGATCCTTCGTGGTACGCCGGGGCGCCGTACCTGCGCCGGCTGATGCGGCCGGGCGGGTTCACGGTCCTCTCCTTCCAGGAGGGGAAGTCGGGCGACATGCGGGGCTGCCGCCTGGCCGTCTGCGTGGGGGACCCCTCGGCCCGGGGCTTCGTGCACAAGGGCTACCCGATCGACGGCGACCCGGGCACCAGCCAGTTGTGGGGCTCTCTGTTCGTGAAGGACGAGCACACGATCACGGCGATGGCCGCGGCCACCGTCCGGGGCGTCCGCGGGGTCTGGGCCGTGGACGGGCGGGTGGACTAA
- a CDS encoding DUF1559 domain-containing protein: MSPDRARRGFTLIELLVVIAIIAVLIALLLPAVQSAREAARRMQCTNNLKQIGLGLHNYMSTFNTTPVHEYRRADENEGTGGTAGNRSWHCQILPFIEEKAMYDAFNFAYSDGFYGNNNIVNGVNATVQRSSVATFLCPSDGTTCLPQDGVVNTGTGKLGNNNYAGNTARPRNILMPGQAPTGGNLPGHLGVISTSRMYNTIGPCGSAGKANTTNVSVSLASITDGTSNTAAASEFLMNDGSGDSNDPRRRFNYTDSAMIEQVDVDIWAVVRDGLQGPAINWPDWTKYKGSTWAFTDAWEGHLYAHLFPPNAPTIHVYYSNTLRCFEGDSGANPSSNHPGGVNVAFMDGSVRFVKNSVNLPTWWALGTRNGGEVISADAY; this comes from the coding sequence ATGTCTCCCGACCGCGCCCGCCGCGGCTTCACGCTGATCGAATTGCTGGTCGTCATCGCCATCATCGCCGTCCTGATCGCGCTGCTCCTGCCCGCCGTGCAGTCGGCCCGCGAGGCGGCCCGGCGGATGCAGTGCACGAACAACCTGAAGCAGATCGGCCTGGGCCTTCACAACTACATGTCCACGTTCAATACGACGCCGGTCCACGAGTACCGCCGGGCCGACGAGAACGAGGGCACCGGCGGCACGGCGGGGAACCGCTCGTGGCACTGCCAGATCCTGCCGTTCATCGAGGAGAAGGCGATGTACGACGCCTTCAATTTCGCCTACTCCGACGGCTTCTACGGCAACAACAACATCGTCAACGGCGTCAACGCCACGGTCCAGCGGTCGTCGGTCGCGACGTTCCTCTGCCCGTCGGACGGGACCACCTGCCTGCCGCAGGACGGTGTCGTGAACACCGGCACCGGGAAGCTGGGGAACAACAACTACGCCGGCAACACGGCGCGGCCGCGGAACATCCTCATGCCCGGCCAGGCCCCGACCGGCGGCAACCTCCCCGGCCACCTGGGGGTGATCTCGACGTCCCGGATGTACAACACGATCGGCCCCTGCGGCTCCGCGGGCAAGGCCAACACGACCAACGTGAGCGTCTCGCTCGCGTCGATCACCGACGGCACCTCCAACACCGCGGCGGCCAGCGAGTTCCTGATGAACGACGGCTCGGGCGACTCGAACGACCCCCGACGCCGGTTCAACTACACGGACTCGGCGATGATCGAGCAGGTCGACGTCGACATCTGGGCCGTGGTCCGCGACGGCCTCCAGGGGCCGGCGATCAACTGGCCCGACTGGACGAAGTACAAGGGGTCGACCTGGGCCTTCACCGACGCCTGGGAGGGGCACCTCTACGCCCACCTGTTCCCCCCCAACGCCCCCACGATCCACGTCTACTACTCGAACACGCTCCGCTGCTTCGAGGGGGATTCCGGCGCCAACCCCAGCAGCAACCACCCCGGCGGCGTCAACGTCGCCTTCATGGACGGCTCGGTCCGGTTCGTCAAGAACTCGGTCAACCTGCCGACGTGGTGGGCGCTCGGCACCCGCAACGGCGGCGAGGTGATCTCGGCCGACGCGTACTGA
- a CDS encoding MFS transporter: MRLLDSPDPLDRARGKAYLRLLPLLFLGYVIAYVDRTNVSIAKLDMQKDLGALGFSDEGAFGFGMGIFFVGYLLLEIPGTLAVERWSARKWFCRIMVSWGLIAAMTAFVHYDVPFATAAAGWLARAMASACGAVGMDKVAADLRGPGAPYILQFWGVRFLLGLAEAGFYPGVIVYLTHWFPRRDRSRTLAWFFIGGPISQILGPPICARIMAIGPAGASAPLGLAGWQWVFIAWGVPAVVLGLIILLTLPDWPRHARWLTDEERTALEDELARERKDHAARGGHVSILRAFAHPKILALAAAYFFVVTGNYGVEFYMATIVKEWYQLDVGKVAYLVIIPPLGSVLGQILVGWSSDRTGERRWHAALPILLGAAALALTPATRGTLWLTVLLFTCALTGLKAYMPAFWSLPSLLVTEAAAAVGIGLINSFGNLGGWVGPTILGVLKKETDSFRVGLWVLASSMVISAMVIIALNVGRRVEDPEPAPDLAELA, from the coding sequence ATGAGGCTGCTCGACTCCCCCGACCCCCTGGACCGGGCCCGAGGCAAGGCGTACCTGCGGCTGCTGCCGCTGCTGTTCCTGGGCTACGTGATCGCCTACGTGGACCGGACGAACGTCAGCATCGCCAAGCTCGACATGCAGAAGGACCTCGGCGCGCTCGGCTTCTCCGACGAGGGGGCCTTCGGCTTCGGCATGGGGATCTTCTTCGTCGGCTACCTGCTGCTGGAGATCCCCGGCACGCTCGCCGTGGAGCGCTGGAGCGCCCGCAAGTGGTTCTGCCGGATCATGGTCTCCTGGGGCCTGATCGCGGCGATGACGGCGTTCGTCCACTACGACGTGCCGTTCGCGACGGCGGCGGCCGGCTGGCTCGCCCGCGCGATGGCCTCGGCCTGCGGGGCGGTCGGCATGGACAAGGTCGCCGCGGACCTCCGCGGCCCCGGCGCCCCGTACATCCTCCAGTTCTGGGGCGTCCGGTTCCTGCTGGGCCTGGCGGAGGCGGGCTTCTACCCCGGGGTGATCGTCTACCTGACGCACTGGTTCCCCCGCCGCGACCGCTCGCGGACCCTGGCCTGGTTCTTCATCGGCGGGCCGATCTCCCAGATCCTCGGCCCCCCCATCTGCGCCCGGATCATGGCCATCGGCCCCGCCGGGGCGTCCGCGCCGCTGGGGCTGGCCGGCTGGCAGTGGGTCTTCATCGCCTGGGGCGTCCCCGCGGTCGTCCTCGGCCTGATCATCCTCCTGACGCTGCCCGACTGGCCGCGGCACGCGAGGTGGCTCACCGACGAGGAGCGCACCGCGCTGGAGGACGAGCTCGCCCGCGAGCGGAAGGACCACGCGGCCCGCGGCGGGCACGTCTCGATCCTCCGGGCCTTCGCCCACCCCAAGATCCTGGCGCTGGCGGCGGCCTACTTCTTCGTCGTCACGGGGAACTACGGCGTCGAGTTCTACATGGCCACGATCGTCAAGGAGTGGTACCAGCTCGACGTCGGCAAGGTCGCCTACCTGGTCATCATCCCGCCGCTCGGCTCGGTGCTGGGCCAGATCCTCGTCGGCTGGAGCTCCGACCGCACCGGCGAGCGGCGCTGGCACGCGGCGCTGCCCATCCTCCTCGGCGCCGCGGCGCTGGCCCTGACCCCGGCCACCAGGGGGACGCTCTGGCTGACCGTGCTCCTCTTCACCTGCGCGTTGACCGGCCTGAAGGCGTACATGCCGGCGTTCTGGTCGCTCCCCAGCCTGCTCGTGACCGAGGCCGCGGCGGCGGTGGGCATCGGCCTGATCAACTCGTTCGGCAACCTGGGGGGCTGGGTCGGGCCGACCATCCTGGGCGTCCTCAAGAAGGAGACCGACTCCTTCCGCGTCGGCCTCTGGGTGCTCGCCTCCTCGATGGTCATCTCCGCGATGGTCATCATCGCCCTCAACGTCGGCCGCCGCGTCGAGGACCCCGAGCCCGCCCCGGACCTCGCCGAGCTGGCCTGA